A window of the Saccharomyces eubayanus strain FM1318 chromosome II, whole genome shotgun sequence genome harbors these coding sequences:
- the UBC5 gene encoding E2 ubiquitin-conjugating protein UBC5 yields MGPSDSPYAGGVFFLSIHFPTDYPFKPPKVNFTTKIYHPNINSSGNICLDILKDQWSPALTLSKVLLSICSLLTDANPDDPLVPEIAQIYKTDKAKYEATAKEWTKKYAV; encoded by the coding sequence ATGGGCCCCTCGGACTCACCTTACGCAGGTGgcgttttcttcttgtctatCCATTTTCCCACTGATTATCCCTTTAAGCCACCAAAAGTGAACTTTACCACCAAGATTTATCATCCGAATATTAATTCGAGTGGTAACATTTGTCTGGACATCCTAAAGGACCAGTGGTCTCCAGCGCTAACCCTTTCAAAGGTTCTTTTGTCTATTTGCTCCCTTTTAACAGATGCTAACCCTGATGATCCCTTGGTTCCTGAGATTGCTCAAATATACAAAACAGATAAGGCTAAGTACGAAGCCACTGCTAAGGAGTGGACGAAGAAATATGCTGTTTGA
- the MAK21 gene encoding RNA-binding ribosome biosynthesis protein MAK21 translates to MGENKDKKLDLSSLRNKISSKLQDNNNKKAKKAQKNKNAKESMVEKKVDEDLRREALALGANEEDLKLIQGLSDDDEDSKSEQEFDAAADEGANDKVFKNDLQDFMKNIGFDKHKLEDANDDDVEGNTSSSKEFEKPVQEKKKEQKPVAAAEQEVKEEEEEEEEEEEEEKIANLSSDQKSESKSAEKEKKEKKDSGLITQTTIISSDKLTIPYDKPWYEIPLDSKVEQSEDVAELSKDQIEKLFERGKQTLEADNQTYYEEFTKDSSQAKFMSQILSDGTLNDKISAVTLLIQDSPLHNMKSLETLASYCGKKSRNSALQSLNSLKDLFLSGLLPNRKLRYFKNQPGLSMMLNKTTLAIFYFEDYLKKLFFRILEVLEVLSHDPIIHVRLQVLNHVFDLLTNQPEQEFNLLRLGVNKIGDIDSKVSSKASYLLLKLEQAHPNMKSIVIDAIVDISLRPTADYHTTYYSVITLNQTILKRSEDSVANKLVKTYFTLFEKFLINTDKDHTDGTAKSKSKTYEEKRKKNFKKGKHGGKSVKVEKTESEVLDEKNSKLFSALLTGINRAFPFAQIPASVYEVHMETLFKITHSSNFNTSIQALVLINQVTVKAALNSDRYYRTLYESLFDPRLVNSSKQGIYLNLLFKSLKQDASNVERVEAFVKRILQVCSHWLNVGTIAGFFFLLIQLAKTVPQIKNLLTNTPVDHEYESDAEEEQASKDDRRKQYDGRKRDPKFANADKSSLWEINQFTNHFHPTVQTYASAYVTGTAEQISKPDLGLFTLSHFLDRFVYRSAKQTNATRGASIMQPLFSGSQVSNSVLVKASDVTLDQNPVNTENWLTKKVEDIKPEDKFFYQYFTTKKTADRKGKKSDKESNFDSDDEMNEDEIWSALVKSRPDVEDDSDDSEVDFGEEDFGESSSEEEGELNAIEEEDGEGEQESGDEDAFDEDIFYSFDGEQNAGDKKRTFAESEEDDEKEEEEEEEEEEEEEDKEAAAKRAKKKQRKSMLKSLPVFASADDYAQYLDQDSD, encoded by the coding sequence ATGGGTGAAAACAAGGATAAGAAGCTGGATTTATCTTCATTGAGGAATAAGATTTCTTCGAAATTACAagataataacaataagaAGGCGAAGAAGGcccaaaaaaacaagaacgCAAAGGAAAGCATGGTCGAAAAGAAAGTGGACGAAGATTTGCGCCGTGAAGCGTTGGCTTTGGGTGCTAATGAAGAGGATCTAAAGTTGATTCAAGGATTaagtgatgatgacgaggaCAGTAAAAGCGAGCAGGAATTCGATGCTGCTGCGGACGAGGGTGCAAACGATAAAGTGTTTAAAAATGATCTCCAAGACTTCATGAAGAATATAGGTTTTGACAAACACAAGCTCGAAGACGCGAATGATGACGACGTAGAAGGAAATACCTCTAGCTCCAAGGAATTTGAAAAGCCTGTacaggaaaagaaaaaagaacagaaacCTGTTGCCGCAGCCGAACAAGaggtaaaagaagaagaggaagaagaagaagaagaagaagaagaagaaaaaatagctAACCTTAGTTCAGACCAAAAGTCAGAATCAAAATCagcagaaaaagaaaagaaagaaaagaaagatagCGGTTTAATTACACAAACAACTATCATTTCATCTGATAAGCTAACCATCCCTTATGACAAACCATGGTATGAAATTCCATTGGATTCTAAAGTAGAACAAAGTGAGGACGTTGCGGAATTATCCAAGgatcaaattgaaaagctttttgaaagaggTAAACAAACTTTGGAAGCCGATAATCAAACCTACTATGAAGAATTCACAAAAGATTCATCACAGGCAAAGTTTATGTCCCAAATTTTATCAGATGGTACACTTAACGATAAAATATCGGCTGTGACATTACTTATTCAAGATTCGCCATTACACAACATGAAATCTTTAGAAACTTTGGCTTCCTATTGTGGTAAAAAATCCAGAAACTCGGCTCTTCAAAGTTTAaactctttgaaagatttattCTTAAGTGGTCTTTTACCAAACAGAAAGCTGAGATACTTTAAGAACCAACCCGGTTTGTCAATGATgctaaacaaaacaactttGGCCATCTTCTACTTTGAAgactatttgaaaaaattgttcTTCCGTATTTTAGAGGTTTTGGAAGTGCTATCTCATGATCCTATCATCCACGTCAGATTACAAGTATTAAACCATGTTTTTGATCTATTAACCAATCAACCAGAGCAGGAATTCAACTTGCTAAGATTAGGTGTGAATAAAATTGGTGACATTGATTCCAaagtttcttcaaaggcttcatatttattattaaaGTTGGAACAGGCTCATCCAAATATGAAATCCATTGTTATTGATGCTATTGTTGATATCTCATTAAGACCAACTGCTGACTATCACACCACCTACTATTCTGTCATTACTTTAAATCAAACAATCCTGAAAAGATCAGAGGACTCTGTAGCTAACAAGTTGGTGAAAACATATTTCACGCTCTTTGAGAAATTTCTAATCAACACTGATAAAGATCACACCGATGGCACTGCAAAGAGCAAATCAAAGACATACGAggaaaagaggaagaagaattttaaAAAGGGTAAACATGGCGGTAAGTCTGtaaaagttgaaaaaacagaaagtgAAGTCCTCGATGAAAAGAACTCAAAACTGTTCAGTGCTTTATTGACAGGTATCAACCGTGCGTTCCCTTTTGCTCAAATCCCAGCATCGGTGTATGAAGTTCATATGGaaactcttttcaaaatcacaCACTCTTCTAATTTCAACACCTCTATCCAAGCATTGGTATTAATCAATCAGGTCACCGTGAAGGCTGCATTGAATAGTGATAGATATTATAGAACATTATATGAAAGTTTGTTTGACCCTAGGTTAGTGAATTCTTCCAAGCAAGGtatttatttgaatttacttttcaaatcattaaaGCAAGACGCATCAAATGTGGAACGTGTAGAAGCATTTGTGAAGAGAATCCTGCAGGTGTGTTCTCATTGGCTGAACGTTGGAACTATTGCcggtttctttttcttattgatCCAATTAGCTAAAACAGTTCCACAAATTAAAAATCTTCTGACTAATACACCAGTTGATCATGAATATGAATCCGATGCTGAAGAGGAACAAGCAAGTAAAGATGATAGAAGAAAGCAATACGATGGCCGTAAGCGTGATCCAAAATTTGCCAACGCAGACAAATCTTCTTTATGGGAAATCAATCAATTCACCAACCATTTCCATCCAACTGTACAAACATATGCTAGCGCCTATGTCACAGGAACTGCAGAGCAGATAAGCAAACCGGATTTAGGTTTATTTACATTATCGCATTTCTTAGACAGATTTGTCTACAGAAGTGCCAAACAAACCAACGCCACAAGGGGTGCATCTATTATGCAACCTTTGTTTAGTGGTTCACAGGTCAGCAACTCTGTTTTAGTCAAGGCGTCTGATGTGACGCTTGACCAGAACCCTGTAAACACTGAAAACTGGTTAACTAAAAAGGTAGAGGATATAAAGCCTGAAGATAAATTCTTTTACCAATATTTCACAACCAAGAAGACCGCTGACAGAAAGGGGAAAAAATCTGATAAAGAATCTAACTTCGATAGTGACGATGAAAtgaatgaagatgaaatctGGAGTGCTTTGGTTAAATCGAGACCTGATGTAGAAGACGATAGTGATGACAGTGAAGTCGACTTTGGCGAAGAGGATTTCGGCGAATCAAgtagtgaagaagaaggtgaaCTAAACGCAATCGAAGAGGAGGATGGTGAAGGCGAGCAGGAAAGCGGCGACGAAGACGCCTTCGATGAAGATATATTCTACAGTTTCGATGGTGAACAGAATGCTGGAGACAAGAAACGTACCTTTGCTGAAAGtgaagaggatgatgaaaaagaagaagaagaagaggaagaagaagaagaagaagaagaagataaggAAGCTGCTGCGAAAAGAGctaagaagaagcaaagaaagagtATGCTCAAAAGCCTACCGGTATTTGCATCTGCGGACGACTATGCTCAGTATTTAGATCAAGACTCAGATTAG